From a region of the Anomalospiza imberbis isolate Cuckoo-Finch-1a 21T00152 chromosome 3, ASM3175350v1, whole genome shotgun sequence genome:
- the CYRIA gene encoding CYFIP-related Rac1 interactor A isoform X3 — translation MRFAGMGNLLKVLTREIENYPHFFLDFENAQPTDGEREVWNQISAVLQDSESMLADLQAYKGAGQEIRDAIQNPNDIQLQEKAWNSVCPLVVRLKRFYEFSLRLEKALQSLLESLTCPPYTPTQHLEREQALAKEFAEILHFTLRFDELKMRNPAIQNDFSYYRRTISRNRINNMHLDIENEVNNEMANRMSLFYAEATPMLKTLSNATTHFVSENKTLPIENTTDCLSTMASVCKVMLETPEYRSRFTSEETLMFCMRVMVGVIILYDHVHPVGAFSKTSKIDMKGCIKVLKEQPPDSVEGLLNALRFTTKHLNDESTSKQIRAMLQ, via the exons aTGCACAGCCCACGGATGGAGAAAGGGAGGTCTGGAACCAGATCAGTGCAGTTTTACAGGACTCAGAAAGCATGCTTGCAGACCTTCAGGCTTACAAAGGAGCTGGACAAGAAATTAGAGAT gcAATACAAAATCCCAATGATATTCAGCTGCAAGAAAAAGCATGGAATTCAGTCTGTCCCCTGGTTGTAAGGCTAAAGCGCTTTTATGAGTTTTCACTCAGATTAG AGAAAGCCCTGCAGAGTTTACTGGAATCCTTGACATGCCCTCCCTACACTCCAACTCAGCACCTGGAACGGGAACAGGCTCTAGCGAAAGAGTTTGCAGAAATCTTACATTTTACTCTTCGTTTTGATGAACTTAAG ATGAGAAACCCAGCGATTCAGAACGACTTCAGTTATTACAGGCGGACAATAAGTCGCAACAGAATAAACAACATGCAT CTAGACATTGAGAATGAAGTGAACAATGAAATGGCCAATAGGATGTCCCTGTTCTATGCAGAGGCCACACCAATGCTGAAAACCCTCAGTAATGCAACGACACATTTTGTATCAGAA AACAAAACGTTACCAATTGAAAATACAACAGACTGTCTAAGTACTATGGCCAGTGTATGTAAAGTCATGTTGGAAACACC AGAGTACAGGAGTAGATTCACCAGTGAAGAGACCCTTATGTTCTGCATGCGAGTAATGGTGGGAGTTATTATTCTGTACGATCACGTTCATCCTGTGGGAGCTTTCTCAAAGACATCAAAGATTGAT ATGAAGGGATGCATAAAAGTTTTAAAGGAACAACCACCTGACTCTGTGGAAGGACTTCTGAATGCTCTCAG GTTCACTACAAAACACCTGAATGATGAATCTACTTCAAAACAAATTCGAGCTATGCTGCAGTAG
- the CYRIA gene encoding CYFIP-related Rac1 interactor A isoform X1 → MRFAGMGNLLKVLTREIENYPHFFLDFENAQPTDGEREVWNQISAVLQDSESMLADLQAYKGAGQEIRDAIQNPNDIQLQEKAWNSVCPLVVRLKRFYEFSLRLEKALQSLLESLTCPPYTPTQHLEREQALAKEFAEILHFTLRFDELKMRNPAIQNDFSYYRRTISRNRINNMHLDIENEVNNEMANRMSLFYAEATPMLKTLSNATTHFVSENKTLPIENTTDCLSTMASVCKVMLETPEYRSRFTSEETLMFCMRVMVGVIILYDHVHPVGAFSKTSKIDLVQFIYHCSIVACFCSQMKGCIKVLKEQPPDSVEGLLNALRFTTKHLNDESTSKQIRAMLQ, encoded by the exons aTGCACAGCCCACGGATGGAGAAAGGGAGGTCTGGAACCAGATCAGTGCAGTTTTACAGGACTCAGAAAGCATGCTTGCAGACCTTCAGGCTTACAAAGGAGCTGGACAAGAAATTAGAGAT gcAATACAAAATCCCAATGATATTCAGCTGCAAGAAAAAGCATGGAATTCAGTCTGTCCCCTGGTTGTAAGGCTAAAGCGCTTTTATGAGTTTTCACTCAGATTAG AGAAAGCCCTGCAGAGTTTACTGGAATCCTTGACATGCCCTCCCTACACTCCAACTCAGCACCTGGAACGGGAACAGGCTCTAGCGAAAGAGTTTGCAGAAATCTTACATTTTACTCTTCGTTTTGATGAACTTAAG ATGAGAAACCCAGCGATTCAGAACGACTTCAGTTATTACAGGCGGACAATAAGTCGCAACAGAATAAACAACATGCAT CTAGACATTGAGAATGAAGTGAACAATGAAATGGCCAATAGGATGTCCCTGTTCTATGCAGAGGCCACACCAATGCTGAAAACCCTCAGTAATGCAACGACACATTTTGTATCAGAA AACAAAACGTTACCAATTGAAAATACAACAGACTGTCTAAGTACTATGGCCAGTGTATGTAAAGTCATGTTGGAAACACC AGAGTACAGGAGTAGATTCACCAGTGAAGAGACCCTTATGTTCTGCATGCGAGTAATGGTGGGAGTTATTATTCTGTACGATCACGTTCATCCTGTGGGAGCTTTCTCAAAGACATCAAAGATTGAT cTAGTGCAATTCATATATCATTGTTCAATAGTGGCATGCTTCTGTTCCCAGATGAAGGGATGCATAAAAGTTTTAAAGGAACAACCACCTGACTCTGTGGAAGGACTTCTGAATGCTCTCAG GTTCACTACAAAACACCTGAATGATGAATCTACTTCAAAACAAATTCGAGCTATGCTGCAGTAG
- the CYRIA gene encoding CYFIP-related Rac1 interactor A isoform X4: MRNQMGNLLKVLTCTELDQGPNFFLDFENAQPTDGEREVWNQISAVLQDSESMLADLQAYKGAGQEIRDAIQNPNDIQLQEKAWNSVCPLVVRLKRFYEFSLRLEKALQSLLESLTCPPYTPTQHLEREQALAKEFAEILHFTLRFDELKMRNPAIQNDFSYYRRTISRNRINNMHLDIENEVNNEMANRMSLFYAEATPMLKTLSNATTHFVSENKTLPIENTTDCLSTMASVCKVMLETPEYRSRFTSEETLMFCMRVMVGVIILYDHVHPVGAFSKTSKIDMKGCIKVLKEQPPDSVEGLLNALRFTTKHLNDESTSKQIRAMLQ; the protein is encoded by the exons aTGCACAGCCCACGGATGGAGAAAGGGAGGTCTGGAACCAGATCAGTGCAGTTTTACAGGACTCAGAAAGCATGCTTGCAGACCTTCAGGCTTACAAAGGAGCTGGACAAGAAATTAGAGAT gcAATACAAAATCCCAATGATATTCAGCTGCAAGAAAAAGCATGGAATTCAGTCTGTCCCCTGGTTGTAAGGCTAAAGCGCTTTTATGAGTTTTCACTCAGATTAG AGAAAGCCCTGCAGAGTTTACTGGAATCCTTGACATGCCCTCCCTACACTCCAACTCAGCACCTGGAACGGGAACAGGCTCTAGCGAAAGAGTTTGCAGAAATCTTACATTTTACTCTTCGTTTTGATGAACTTAAG ATGAGAAACCCAGCGATTCAGAACGACTTCAGTTATTACAGGCGGACAATAAGTCGCAACAGAATAAACAACATGCAT CTAGACATTGAGAATGAAGTGAACAATGAAATGGCCAATAGGATGTCCCTGTTCTATGCAGAGGCCACACCAATGCTGAAAACCCTCAGTAATGCAACGACACATTTTGTATCAGAA AACAAAACGTTACCAATTGAAAATACAACAGACTGTCTAAGTACTATGGCCAGTGTATGTAAAGTCATGTTGGAAACACC AGAGTACAGGAGTAGATTCACCAGTGAAGAGACCCTTATGTTCTGCATGCGAGTAATGGTGGGAGTTATTATTCTGTACGATCACGTTCATCCTGTGGGAGCTTTCTCAAAGACATCAAAGATTGAT ATGAAGGGATGCATAAAAGTTTTAAAGGAACAACCACCTGACTCTGTGGAAGGACTTCTGAATGCTCTCAG GTTCACTACAAAACACCTGAATGATGAATCTACTTCAAAACAAATTCGAGCTATGCTGCAGTAG
- the CYRIA gene encoding CYFIP-related Rac1 interactor A isoform X2 yields MRNQMGNLLKVLTCTELDQGPNFFLDFENAQPTDGEREVWNQISAVLQDSESMLADLQAYKGAGQEIRDAIQNPNDIQLQEKAWNSVCPLVVRLKRFYEFSLRLEKALQSLLESLTCPPYTPTQHLEREQALAKEFAEILHFTLRFDELKMRNPAIQNDFSYYRRTISRNRINNMHLDIENEVNNEMANRMSLFYAEATPMLKTLSNATTHFVSENKTLPIENTTDCLSTMASVCKVMLETPEYRSRFTSEETLMFCMRVMVGVIILYDHVHPVGAFSKTSKIDLVQFIYHCSIVACFCSQMKGCIKVLKEQPPDSVEGLLNALRFTTKHLNDESTSKQIRAMLQ; encoded by the exons aTGCACAGCCCACGGATGGAGAAAGGGAGGTCTGGAACCAGATCAGTGCAGTTTTACAGGACTCAGAAAGCATGCTTGCAGACCTTCAGGCTTACAAAGGAGCTGGACAAGAAATTAGAGAT gcAATACAAAATCCCAATGATATTCAGCTGCAAGAAAAAGCATGGAATTCAGTCTGTCCCCTGGTTGTAAGGCTAAAGCGCTTTTATGAGTTTTCACTCAGATTAG AGAAAGCCCTGCAGAGTTTACTGGAATCCTTGACATGCCCTCCCTACACTCCAACTCAGCACCTGGAACGGGAACAGGCTCTAGCGAAAGAGTTTGCAGAAATCTTACATTTTACTCTTCGTTTTGATGAACTTAAG ATGAGAAACCCAGCGATTCAGAACGACTTCAGTTATTACAGGCGGACAATAAGTCGCAACAGAATAAACAACATGCAT CTAGACATTGAGAATGAAGTGAACAATGAAATGGCCAATAGGATGTCCCTGTTCTATGCAGAGGCCACACCAATGCTGAAAACCCTCAGTAATGCAACGACACATTTTGTATCAGAA AACAAAACGTTACCAATTGAAAATACAACAGACTGTCTAAGTACTATGGCCAGTGTATGTAAAGTCATGTTGGAAACACC AGAGTACAGGAGTAGATTCACCAGTGAAGAGACCCTTATGTTCTGCATGCGAGTAATGGTGGGAGTTATTATTCTGTACGATCACGTTCATCCTGTGGGAGCTTTCTCAAAGACATCAAAGATTGAT cTAGTGCAATTCATATATCATTGTTCAATAGTGGCATGCTTCTGTTCCCAGATGAAGGGATGCATAAAAGTTTTAAAGGAACAACCACCTGACTCTGTGGAAGGACTTCTGAATGCTCTCAG GTTCACTACAAAACACCTGAATGATGAATCTACTTCAAAACAAATTCGAGCTATGCTGCAGTAG
- the CYRIA gene encoding CYFIP-related Rac1 interactor A isoform X5: protein MLADLQAYKGAGQEIRDAIQNPNDIQLQEKAWNSVCPLVVRLKRFYEFSLRLEKALQSLLESLTCPPYTPTQHLEREQALAKEFAEILHFTLRFDELKMRNPAIQNDFSYYRRTISRNRINNMHLDIENEVNNEMANRMSLFYAEATPMLKTLSNATTHFVSENKTLPIENTTDCLSTMASVCKVMLETPEYRSRFTSEETLMFCMRVMVGVIILYDHVHPVGAFSKTSKIDLVQFIYHCSIVACFCSQMKGCIKVLKEQPPDSVEGLLNALRFTTKHLNDESTSKQIRAMLQ, encoded by the exons ATGCTTGCAGACCTTCAGGCTTACAAAGGAGCTGGACAAGAAATTAGAGAT gcAATACAAAATCCCAATGATATTCAGCTGCAAGAAAAAGCATGGAATTCAGTCTGTCCCCTGGTTGTAAGGCTAAAGCGCTTTTATGAGTTTTCACTCAGATTAG AGAAAGCCCTGCAGAGTTTACTGGAATCCTTGACATGCCCTCCCTACACTCCAACTCAGCACCTGGAACGGGAACAGGCTCTAGCGAAAGAGTTTGCAGAAATCTTACATTTTACTCTTCGTTTTGATGAACTTAAG ATGAGAAACCCAGCGATTCAGAACGACTTCAGTTATTACAGGCGGACAATAAGTCGCAACAGAATAAACAACATGCAT CTAGACATTGAGAATGAAGTGAACAATGAAATGGCCAATAGGATGTCCCTGTTCTATGCAGAGGCCACACCAATGCTGAAAACCCTCAGTAATGCAACGACACATTTTGTATCAGAA AACAAAACGTTACCAATTGAAAATACAACAGACTGTCTAAGTACTATGGCCAGTGTATGTAAAGTCATGTTGGAAACACC AGAGTACAGGAGTAGATTCACCAGTGAAGAGACCCTTATGTTCTGCATGCGAGTAATGGTGGGAGTTATTATTCTGTACGATCACGTTCATCCTGTGGGAGCTTTCTCAAAGACATCAAAGATTGAT cTAGTGCAATTCATATATCATTGTTCAATAGTGGCATGCTTCTGTTCCCAGATGAAGGGATGCATAAAAGTTTTAAAGGAACAACCACCTGACTCTGTGGAAGGACTTCTGAATGCTCTCAG GTTCACTACAAAACACCTGAATGATGAATCTACTTCAAAACAAATTCGAGCTATGCTGCAGTAG